Part of the Candoia aspera isolate rCanAsp1 chromosome 1, rCanAsp1.hap2, whole genome shotgun sequence genome, GGGTCATGCCAACCACTGTACATATTCTGAAACCCTGGTGCCTGTTTTGTCTGAGAAAGGCAGTTTGAGGTGGATTTGGTTCtgagaagaaaggagaaatagaTCTCTTCCAGCTCAGGGTATGGTTGGTTCCAGTGCTTAGTCCACAAATATTGGAAAGATCTCTGGCTCTCCCTTTTGCTCTTTGTTTCCAGATGAAAGCATTATGATAAATGATAAGAGTTGTTGTATATATAAACTTCATAGTTCAAAAATGCACTGACCAGCAAGTAACTTAAGGAGAGCAAACATGGGTGTATTTAGCTAAAATACTGTAGAATTCTTCATATGATATCTAAATTGCAGTTCTGTTAACTTGAAAGGAGTAGCCAAATTTCATATTCTCAAGACTGAATGTGGGAAATGCTAATATTTGAAGGACATAGTATATTCATTTCCTCATTGGATAAAATGCAGATAGAGGCATTATGGCAGAAATAATGCAGATTGTATCACAATTAGTTCATTCATAGATTCAGTTGTACACTGCTCACCAATTTACTTCTTGCCTTCCTGCAGTAGTAGGCTGgtttggggaaaagaaagcaTAGACAATATGGCCCCACTAAAGACAACAAATTGTAAAGTTTATATATCTGTCCTATCTTGAGCTGAACAATATCTAAATGACTCTCCAAGGTGAGAACAGCATAACAGTGGTAAATTAGGCTGTTTGGTTTCATTGTGCATTTGATCTCCCATCATTCTTTAATAACTgctgtttgcatttttattttgagaTGGTTAGAAATAATAATTGGGATAGCTAAAAAAATGATTTGACACCTAGAAGTGACTAGAAAAGATTTAGAGATTTTAAGGACAAGAAATTCCGAAGGGACCAAATGAGAAGATATGTCAAAGCTCACAGCAATTTTCTCTGTCTTCTAGTTATTAAAGAGAGTGTATGGAAACTACTTGGTAACTCCAGAGTCTGGTAAGCCTCGGCATAATTTGTGCCTTGATTCTTATTCAATCTGCTGTTGAATTGTAATTATTCTCTGCCTTTCAAAGAGAGAAATTGCTCTCCATGTTTGCAAGCCAGCTCACAGTTGGGATCTCCTTGTTAcactgctatttaaaaaaatacccgCCTCTCTTCAGAGTTCCACATGGAGGGATGAGAACATCAGAGCTGTATTTCTCTGCAGCATAAGCTATGATTCTGGATCCACCCCCAAACAAGGCCCCGCTTATCTGGTTAGGGATTCTTTGTACTGTGTAAAGAGAATGACAGGCATTCAGAAGCTCTGGAAAACCATGGTTACCTTCGACAGTACTGCTTCCCACTCATTTGTCCCAAAATGCAGGGATAGGAATTGCTTTCTCTCAGAgttgggaaaaggaggagaaacagtTGCCTGATAGAAGGAAGAGAAGCATGTTTAATATTGCAAgtattttatttgaatattttactgctggaaaattggaaagaaataacTTGTGAATGACTGACCAGTATTGTATTGCTTTCTCCAGAAAGAATTAGAGTGAAAGAAAATTTGCAAATATTCTTATTATTTACCTGTTCTAGGTTACAATGTCTCTTTGTTGTATGACTTGGAAAACCTTCCGGCTGCCAAAGACTCCATTGTCCACCAAGCAGGCATGCTGAAACGCAACTGTTTTGCCTCAGTatttgagaaatatttcaagttcCAAGAGGAAGGCAAAGATGGAGAGAAGAGAGCAGTCATCCATTACCGAGATGATGAGACAATGTAAGAAGTATTGTCTTTTTTTTACCCCTCAACTCAATCAGTTTCCAGACCCTCAGATTTCAAGATGTTCAAAACATTCCATGTTCATCTATCCATTATTGTTTGGCATCCAAAAGCTCTTTTAGATAGGAAATGGCAGATCTTTCTGTAGATAAGTTTTGACAGCTGGTTAAAGCTAAAGCTTGTTTGAAACATGTGCAGCACAAATCAACTTACACAAGTTTCCCATATATGTGAGGTACTATACACAATGTAGTGTACAGGAACACTATTGAGTCTGCAGATAACTACACTCTGCATTCAGACTGCCCtactaatatattatttttttaaagaacttcagTTAGTTTAAAATCATGAAGCACTGTCCCCTTGTACTGAAGTAGGAGTTGCAGCCTATAGCTCCTGAATCCCACTTCTGCAGCCCTCAGAGTCTCCTCTAACCCTGATTGCTGAAAACTGAAATGTTCTTGCTGTTGAAGCAGAGAATCTCTGAAGTGCAAATCTTAAAATAGGCAtgctgcattaaaaataaaataggcatGCCCACTTTTGttcctcagccccacccccaacTGCTCTGTGTGGATGTAGAGAAACTCAAAAAGTCCAGTGAGCTTTGCTTTGAAATACTACTGGCTGCCTAGAGTAAAAGGAAAGCCCTACCCTTGTAATTTTTGCTTGAATATGAAGGAGATCATATTGGAGAAACTTTAGATGGATTGTAGGGGGTGATCTCATGGAGGAGGAAGTGACAGAATCAGGGTTGCTGGGGCCAACATGAAAGAGGAAGAAGTGGGAGACCAGAAGGTGTATTGGGGAAGGCTATGGAGAGCGATGAGATGCTTTAGAAggaaagaggggagaaaaagaggAGATACGGGGAGAGGAGCAGTTCTTGAATGAGTAATGAATGACAAGTAGTTGATTTTGTCATGTGTTGAGGATGAGAGAAGGGAAGAGTTGGGAGGAAGATGTATTTCTGTTTAGTTTTTTTCTGAGCAACTACCTTTTCACTGAAttgggtgttttgtgactggccatgttCACATTGGCAACCATATTGTGGAAGACCCTTCTGTTTTGTGGCGGTGTTCCTACCACTTTCTCAAAATTCCGGAAATGCATATGTAGACTCCAAAAGGATGTAAGGATTGCAAAGTGGCACTGGACTGGCTCTCAATCTGTTGTGTATACTCATGATAGCCATCTGGAATGTTTCCCTAGGACTATTAAACTATTGGTGAATCCCTCATTCTATAAACCTGTGGGCTCTTAGTATTGAAAGTATGACATTCTTAAGCAGTTGGCTTTTAAAATTTCTCTCTAGGTACGTGGAATCAAAGAAAGATCGTGTCACAGTGGTTTTCAGCACGGTTTTTAAGGATGATGATGACGTTGTGATTGGAAAGGTGTTTATGCAGGTATGGCTGTTTATGTTCTGTAGAGATCTAGTGGATTATGACTGGCATACCTTGGCTGTTTTAAGATGTGTTAAATCTTAAATATGCTGTTGCCTTTAAAGTGAAGTTCTTCTCCACTAAGACTAACTGCTATTGCTGTGCCTCTCAAAATGTACATGCTTTTAATACAAATTAAAGGACATCTGCCATCTGTCTTGCTGTCTatagctgtgtttctcaaccttagctgttttaagatgtgtggacttcaactcccagaattccccagccagccatgggagttgaattctgagagttgaaatccacacatcttaaagcagccaaggttgagaaacaccagtctaTAGGAAGGCTGAAGGGAAGAGGGAGTTTGAATAGAAAAGCAGAGGCTCATTTGAGAGATTATCTGTTTTGGTCTCAACATCCACCTGGCTGGCAGCATTTCCAGCGGGATGTAGAGTGGAAGATGGGGAAGAGAATTTGAGCTGCTCTGTTGGGGCACAATTGTCTTTCCCACTCTCCCAATATCAGCTACTAGAAACTCTTTCATTGGGCTTCCTGAATTGTTTCCATTCCACTGGGTTGGATTATATATTTATGAaacttatttatgaaatttatctgACCACCTGAAACCAACTGGACTCTAAGCCATTTACAGGATTTATGTAAtgaaagcaaaatgcaaaaataagaataaaattactTAAAATCATAACTAGAGAAGCTAGAATTATGGAAAATGGTACCACTGTGTACAATTAATATCCAAAAGCACTCCAGAAAAGTCACATTTTCACCTTCTCAAAGACCATAAAGGTGGGGGCCACCCGCAGTTCAGCAGATAAACTGTTCCAGAGGAGGGGGCTCCCTACTCTTATTCTAATAGAACAGCCAAATACCATTTCATCACATTCATGTTGAGCTGTggaaaataatatacaaatgCAAATGCAGAATATGTTAAAAACCCCTTCATACTTTGGATCAAGAAGAAGGATGTCCCGCCAGAGTCTGGTAATTCCAAATTGATTTGACTGTTTGCATCTGTTTTTCTAGAAATTATGCATTAACCAAAAGTTAATACTGTATTGATGGAGCAAGGGAAGTAGGAAGCAGCATTGATGGaaagtgaaagaaataaaagacgAAGAACATTGAAGGGATTTTTGCAAGTGTAATAATTTTAAAGTGAAGAAGTTAACTAAATGATGGAAAAATAGGACAGAAATACCATTTAAATCTGAATAAAATGGACAAGGGGAGAGCAGTAAAAATTACTTCTTTTAAATCACTGATGATATACAGGATATTTTACAAAGCATCATAATTTAGCTATCACTACTTCAGTACAGTGAGATGATGCAGTGCACATGATTTTGTGCACCCCTCAGTAAAGCCATTTGGTAAGGGTGTGAAAGAGTTGTGCTTTTTTGTAAACTACACCTGAGCTTTTGGATTTTGTTATATCTGTGTTTAGAAGACTGAGCTCTTTGATCACTATAATCTAGACAAGCAAAATGATCAGGCATACAGTATACTTGTTAAGTAATAAATAACAACTAACAGTatagtttttaatctttatttatttattaaatttgtattccatgttttcagtgggtttttttttttaacaatcccAACAATCTCATGTCTTTTCCTACCCTAGGAATTTAAAGAGGGCCGTCGTGCCAGTCACACAGCCCCTCAAGTGCTCTTTAGTCACAGGGAGCCCCCCTTGGAACTGAAAGATACAGACGCAGCAGTCGGAGATAACATTGGATATATCACATTTGGTAAGTGAACCTGTTCTCAGCCAGGCTAGGATTGGGTGGTAAAAATGTGAGAGCTGTTTATATATCCTTTATTTCTAAGAAATTACCCTTTCTACGTTTTCCAAACAACACAGCAGTAAACATTCCTTTTAAAGTAGTGTGATACGCAGTTCTTAGTATGCTTCGTATACAGCTGTACCTTGGAGGTCACTACTTAAGCAAATGCACTCAGAAATTGCATCCAGGATACCACTGAGCCACATTTCAGTTATTGACAGGATACTTGGAGGAAAGCAATCTACTTCCATTTGCTTTCTTGAGAGTTATAGTTGTTGCCCCTAACAGGACAGCAAATGCCCAGGTTAGGTTAGAGACAGGAATTCCTAAAATCCAGGTATGATCTTGGAGGTTGATGGCTAATTAATGGTGAAAACTCAGTCTTTTCCAATAGggttgccatttttaatttttgctaaTGACTTCCTCTCAAATTGAAAATTGGTGGTAGAGCAGAACTGGCATCACACAGGCTTTTGGCACCATTTTTAATCTTGTTAGGTAATCTTGTTAGGATACAGTCAGGTTAAGCAAGTACTGTCTAATCCCAAGCTAAGAAAAGGATTCTTTAAAGCTACACATAACATCCTGCTTTCTAGATTGCTGTAAGGCAGGTACACTAAAATTCCACTAATTGTGTGTTACTACCTATGTGGTGCTAATGAGATAGAAACACTCAGCCTTCTACTACTACACTGTAAATTATATAGGACATTTGGATTGATTTAATTTTACCCTTCTTATGCAATCATGTTGGAAAATTGGACAAATACCTTGTGAAGTTCCTTTTAGAAGAGTTGAAATCCTCATCATCTGCTCAATAGCTAGGTTTTATGTTGCCACAATGGAAGTAAGGCAAAAACTGGTATGGggataattttattgattttttttcctcagtctcATTGTGCTGTAGTTTTACAGACTATAGTTATACTGTTAAAATAGGGTTTTAGGATTTTGTAGGGCTTTTAGTTTTATTGCGTTCTGGTCTTTTGGATTATAGCTTTAATGCTAACAATATGATGTTCTTGAGAATTACTCTAAGAGTTACTGTATTAGTGTCTTAATATAATTAAGTATATTAAGTAGCTATTATGCTACTTCCTTCTCCTGTTTAAGATGTTTCTGAGCCAGGGTTGTAGCTCTGTACTTTCTATATATCTGTCTTTTTGTTTACTTTGAGCTGGTCATTGATTGAATAAAaatgacttgacttgactttgCATGGTAAGTTTCTAAACCAAGATTGATCAGCTAGTGTTTCTCCTTAGAAGACCTGGTGCTGACTGTCTTCAAGAAGGTAACTGGGAAACCAGCTATAAGGAATTTGTCACTGTGGACCTTGAAGATTGCCTGAGCTATCATTCAGTCATAAGAATTCCATTTCTTAGGTTGAGTGGATTGTTGGGCAACTCCAACCAATGTTTCATGAGAGGGATTTTCAGAATCTAAGTGTCTGATTTCAGATCTGGTTGTAATGATTGCTCTTACAGATTAACTCTGCTGGTTGGAGAAGGATTTACAGTCCTTTGGTCCTGATTTCTAGCTCatctaaatattttttaagaCCTAGTTCAAAAACTTTGACAGAAATATTACAGGTTAAATGTACTTGATGCTTCATTTGCATCCATCATATTAATTCACCCATTTGCATCCATTATATTAATTCACCCAAATGGTAAGGAAAATACAATATACTCTGAACTTCTGcagatgaaaaaataaatatgttgagaTATTAGCAGTATGTCCCTCAATCCTGAATATGTTGTCCTATGAGATGAGATAAGCATCTTTGCACCATTTTATTAACACAGAAGTCCATCTCACTAGAGAGCATTGTGCTGACCATAACAGGGACTATTTTTTCCTCACATTTCTGCTTGCTTCTCTAAACCCCGTAATACATTAGGCACAGCCCATCATGATTTGCAAAGCAGTGCAGCTCACTTGTTGGAACTTTGGAGGCATGCAGCATTTGATTCCAGTACAGGCCGTGTCATATTTGTCACATTGCAAATGCAGTATAACATCACAGAACACAGTAATGATAGTTGGTTATAATATTTCTCAGAGAGCAGGGGTGACAGAAATTCTTTCCTCTGAAAAGCCTTTGATTTGTGCACAGCAGTCCCtttgtcttttgctttttttagTGTGTCATCACTGCGCAAAATGTTCAGTTTCAAAATATTGTCTAGCCCACAGATGCCATATTCAGCATTTGTTAAAAGCATTCAGTGAATAATTGGGGAGGAATATAAGATAGCCGTTTGAAGTAGATGAAGGGATGTCACACAAAAGAAAGCCAAGTCGTCTTCTCTATTGTCCAGACAGACAGCATGTGGAAAAATTAGTTACTGGAAAGCTCTGCCGAGAGCCCTTGTATAGTGGAACCAATTCTGTAGTGAGGTGGGGAGCTTCTAACCGTAGGATGTCTTCAAGCAGGGGCTAAGTAAACAGTGGTTACTTAGTACTTTAATTTGGATACCTGCACTAAGCAAAGAGTCGGACTTGGCCTACATGGCCCTTTCCAGCTGTATGATTCATGGGATGGGCAGAGGGAAAATGAGCGTGCTGacttcccctctctctttccatATCTATTATCCATCTTGTATTTCTACATCTGCACTGTGGAAAGCCATTTACTATCCTTCTAAGGCTTTCTGGATAGTGTAAACCCCTGGGTTTTCAGAATTTTGCACTTTGAGAGGGGGCCTCCACATATAGAAGACGGTTCTCTCCACAGAAGCTTGCACTGTACAAGAAGCAGGTAGCAAGGGGTGTGTGTTGTGTTAAtatgctctttctctctctccctccttacCTTGCACATTCACTGAACATTTTAAGAAGAACATTCTCTTAATAATATTTTTGATACAGGACTAAGGTAGAATATAACAACATACTTCCTTTGTTAAAAGCCAATTCTGCTAACTGCATGGGAGGTTGTTTCAAAAGCTATCTTGGCAGATTCCATGcattttgaaaatacattttgagTGTACATGGGTAGGCGGTAGTGGATAAGGGAAACCTTGCCATGCAGTCAGAAGGTTACTTGCAAGTCCACTTGCACAAAGTTGTCCTCAGGAAGCATTAGTATTAAACATTGTGCTTGGCTGTGCTGAGCATCAAACTTCAGTGAAGAACAGATCTCTTCTATAGTCACCTTTAAGTAAATGCATTGTCTACTACATTTTCTTCTAGTTCTCAACGACTGGAAACTTCTCTTCGCTAAAAACAATCTTTTATATTAAAAACCTTTGCCATTAGTTCTGTAGTACTTATTTAGTGATCTTTTGCATGTAGGTATATAATGTACTGCTGAAATGAGTTTCGTTATATAGAAATTCTTCTGGGCAATATTAGTGTAACAGTGTCCAGCAGTTAGAAGTAAGCATAGAGATTCTGGCTTTGctgaaatagataaataaaaagtaGAGTCTACATTATTTTGGAATTAAAAGTGCAAGTTAATACTGGTTACCCAGCACTTTGCATGAATTTGGTACTTTAGGGTATGTATTTTCTGTTTCCAGTATAGTTTAGTGTCAAACTGAAAGTGTCTTTCATTGAAATAGGAAAGTTTCTCATTCCTCTGTGACAAAGAGAATGTGAAATATCCAGGTACTTACTTGCTTTAACAGATCATATGAAAGAGGACCAACTTCAGAAATTATCATGAATCGTGGAAAGAAATTACAGAATCTGCAAAGAATCATTTCAGTGTCTGGATACAGATGAAAGAAATACTTAGCACTGTTGTCACAAATAGATCATTGTGAAATTTATTTCCTGTCTTTCTATCAGTGCTGAATTCTGAGTCTACTTAATGAAAATCTGCATAATGCAATTCTGTTATCTTAGTTCTCTACCTGACATAAATAAAATGGTCAAAATATAATTGATACTGGTTTTCACCCTGAAGATTATATCTCTTCTATATCTATATTAATTCTGGAAATGATACAAATGGGTATTGGGCCAAAGAATAAGAGAGGTCAATTTGGCAGTTGTCCAATGTAGCTTTGTAATGATTGCTAAGGAATGAGCATTTCTTGTTGCCTTCTCTTTGCAGTGCTATTTCCCCGCCATACCAATGCTGCCGCAAGGGATAACACCATAAATTTGATCCACACGTTCCGGGACTACCTGCACTATCACATCAAATGCTCCAAGGTATAGGAATTGTATCTAGATTCCCAGGGATGCAAATGCCTAACTTAGTTTGAGAAAAGGAAATGCTGATAGAGCTTGAATTTCAAGTACTATGTAGAGCCCTTAgatatgttttttcttctttaatgcaGGCTTACATTCACACGCGCATGAGGGCAAAAACATCAGATTTTCTCAAAGTGCTCAATCGTGCCCGGCCAGatgcagaaaagaaggaaatgaaaacaaTCACGTGAGTATTAAAGGAGAAGTTTCTTtcttctgcttgcttgcttgctttcgtaaatttgtatagctgcccatctcacgtacGTGACTGAGTGGTGttcaaagttaaaaacacaacaaaagacaacaaaataacccaaaacattacaaaaatcattaaaaattaaaaacaatgaaaaacgtTTAAAACCGTTTTAAAAATCCCCCATAAATGCAGGAAGTGCACTCAATTTCCTTAGTAATACATAAACTACCTGTTAATATTTGATACAATGCAGTAGCTGAAGAAGAACACAAGAACCCATATAATCATATTTTAGTGATTATAAATCAGGATGATGCACATATAAGGTTGATCTGCTAAAAAAGT contains:
- the ARPC2 gene encoding actin-related protein 2/3 complex subunit 2, whose amino-acid sequence is MILLEVNNRIIEETLALKFEGAAAGNKPEAVEVTFADFDGVLYHISNPNGDKTKVMVSISLKFYKELQEHGADELLKRVYGNYLVTPESGYNVSLLYDLENLPAAKDSIVHQAGMLKRNCFASVFEKYFKFQEEGKDGEKRAVIHYRDDETMYVESKKDRVTVVFSTVFKDDDDVVIGKVFMQEFKEGRRASHTAPQVLFSHREPPLELKDTDAAVGDNIGYITFVLFPRHTNAAARDNTINLIHTFRDYLHYHIKCSKAYIHTRMRAKTSDFLKVLNRARPDAEKKEMKTITGKTFASR